In the genome of Molothrus aeneus isolate 106 chromosome 5, BPBGC_Maene_1.0, whole genome shotgun sequence, one region contains:
- the MFNG gene encoding beta-1,3-N-acetylglucosaminyltransferase manic fringe, with the protein MGRRLLRGVSGAAVVLASVALLSMRHRGAREAAQYSGNGEGMLEKPERQSRGSPEGAGGREQKDLRVHPPEGYRSEGSLTLEDIFIAVKTTKRFHQSRMELLLDTWISQASEQTYIFTDEEDDDLKRRMGGHVIFTNCSAEHSHLALSCKMAAEFDAFLASGLSWFCHLDDDNYLNPVALLKLLSSYAETQDVYLGKPSLNRPIWASEMLPNNQTKSVRFWFATGGAGFCISRKLARKMVPWASGKNFLSTSELIRLPDDCTVGYIIECKVGGQLIPNALFHSHLENLQLIPTSQLMQQVTLSYGVFENKLNVIELSGPFLPQEDPSRFRSLHCHLYPNTSWCLQAVGW; encoded by the exons ATGGGCCGTCGGCTCCTCCGCGGtgtctctggagctgcagtcgTCCTTGCCAGCGTGGCCCTCCTCTCCATGCGGCACCGTGGGGCTCGGGAAGCGGCTCAGTACTCAGGGAACGGGGAGGGGATGTTGGAGAAGCCAGAGCGACAGAGCCGAGGGAGCCCAGAGggggctggtggcagggagcagaagGACCTCAGAGTCCATCCTCCGGAGGGATACAGGAGCGAGGGAAGCCTGACGCTTGAGGACATTTTCATAGCTGTGAAGACAACCAAGAGGTTTCACcagagcaggatggagctgctcctggacaCGTGGATATCCCAGGCCAGCGAACAG ACCTACATCTTCACTGATGAAGAAGATGATGACTTGAAAAGGAGAATGG GTGGCCATGTGATCTTCACCaactgctctgctgagcacagccaccTGGCCCTGTCCTGCAAGATGGCTGCAGAGTTCGATGCCTTCCTGGCCAGCGGCCTGag CTGGTTTTGCCACTTGGACGATGACAACTACCTGAACCCTGTTGCGCTCCTGAAGCTCTTGTCCTCCTATGCGGAGACACAGGATGTTTACCTGGGCAAACCCAGCCTGAACCGACCCATCTGGGCCTCTGAAATGCTGCCAAACAACCAGACG AAATCCGTGCGCTTCTGGTTTGCCACGGGAGGGGCTGGGTTCTGCATCAGCCGCAAGCTGGCGAGGAAGATGGTGCCCTGGGCCAG TGGCAAGAACTTCCTGAGCACTTCGGAGCTCATCCGCCTGCCGGATGACTGCACCGTGGGTTACATCATCGAGTGCAAAGTCGGTGGGCAGCTGATTCCCAATGCACTCTTCCATTCCCACCTGGAGAACCTGCAGCTCATCCCCACCTCTCAGCTCATGCAGcag GTCACCCTCAGCTATGGTGTGTTTGAGAACAAACTCAATGTCATTGAGCTCAGTGGCCCCTTCTTGCCCCAGGAGGATCCTTCAAG GTTTCgatccctgcactgccacctctATCCCAACACCTCCTGGTGCCTGCAGGCTGTTGGCTGGTGA